A window from Pokkaliibacter sp. MBI-7 encodes these proteins:
- the rph gene encoding ribonuclease PH — translation MSSSLSDQLKQLGIDFMRPSGRRVDQMRTVRITRNYTKHAEGSVLVEFGDTKVICTASVTRGVPRFLKGQGQGWVTAEYGMLPRATSTRNDREAARGKQGGRTLEIQRLIGRALRAAVDMKKLGENTINIDCDVIQADGGTRTASITGACVALVDALNFIRQDKSFGVKHDPLKQMVAAVSVGIYKDKAVLDLDYDEDSAAETDMNVIMTSNGGFVEVQGTAEGESYSRAQLNEMLELAEQGIKELCALQQAALAG, via the coding sequence ATGTCTTCATCTCTGTCTGATCAGCTTAAACAACTGGGTATCGATTTTATGCGTCCCAGTGGCCGTCGCGTCGATCAGATGCGCACTGTGCGCATCACCCGCAATTACACCAAACACGCCGAAGGTTCGGTCCTGGTGGAGTTCGGTGACACCAAGGTGATCTGCACCGCCAGCGTGACCCGTGGCGTACCCCGATTCCTCAAGGGCCAGGGCCAGGGCTGGGTAACCGCCGAGTACGGCATGCTGCCGCGTGCGACCAGCACCCGCAATGATCGCGAAGCAGCCCGTGGCAAGCAGGGTGGCCGCACCCTGGAAATCCAGCGCTTAATCGGTCGTGCACTGCGTGCTGCGGTCGACATGAAGAAGCTGGGAGAAAATACCATCAATATAGACTGCGACGTGATCCAGGCCGATGGCGGTACCCGCACAGCCTCCATTACGGGTGCCTGCGTAGCACTGGTGGATGCACTCAACTTCATCCGTCAGGACAAGTCCTTCGGCGTCAAACATGACCCGCTGAAGCAGATGGTGGCCGCGGTTTCCGTGGGTATTTACAAGGACAAGGCCGTGCTGGATCTGGACTATGACGAAGATTCCGCCGCTGAGACCGATATGAACGTAATCATGACCTCCAACGGTGGCTTTGTCGAAGTGCAGGGTACTGCCGAAGGTGAATCCTACAGCCGCGCACAGCTTAACGAGATGCTGGAGCTGGCTGAGCAGGGCATTAAGGAACTGTGCGCACTGCAGCAGGCCGCGCTGGCTGGCTGA
- a CDS encoding YicC/YloC family endoribonuclease: MTQSMTAFARKEIQQEWGTLVWEIRSVNHRYLEPILRLPDNLRELETGLREKLRQQLSRGKVECTLRFQAAAGQGSMVINEPLLQSLLDACDQVQTLLPKAGKLNPLEVLQWPGVLQSSEHDLAEVQAEALDQFDEALAELVQGRQREGGELAQLILQRLTAMSSIVAKVRDLLPAILERQRQQLLDKFAELQIELDPTRLEQEMVLLAQKADVAEELDRLDTHIQEVKRVLRQSGSIGRRLDFLMQELNREANTLSSKSIVADTTQQAVELKVLIEQMREQVQNIE; this comes from the coding sequence ATGACTCAAAGCATGACCGCCTTTGCCCGTAAGGAAATCCAGCAAGAATGGGGCACCCTGGTGTGGGAGATTCGCAGCGTCAATCATCGTTATCTTGAGCCTATCCTGCGTCTGCCCGACAACCTGCGTGAACTGGAGACCGGCCTGCGGGAAAAGCTGCGCCAGCAACTGTCACGTGGCAAGGTGGAGTGCACCCTGCGCTTTCAGGCGGCTGCCGGGCAGGGGTCGATGGTCATCAATGAGCCGTTACTACAGAGCCTGCTGGACGCCTGCGATCAGGTACAGACGCTACTGCCCAAGGCCGGCAAGCTCAATCCACTGGAAGTGCTGCAATGGCCGGGCGTGCTGCAGAGCAGTGAGCACGATCTGGCCGAGGTACAGGCCGAAGCGCTGGATCAGTTTGATGAAGCGCTGGCAGAGCTGGTACAGGGTCGTCAGCGTGAAGGCGGCGAGCTGGCCCAGCTGATACTGCAACGGCTGACGGCCATGAGCAGCATCGTTGCCAAGGTGCGTGATCTTTTGCCTGCCATTCTTGAACGCCAGCGCCAGCAACTGCTGGACAAGTTCGCAGAGCTGCAGATTGAACTGGACCCCACCCGGCTGGAGCAGGAAATGGTGCTGCTGGCACAGAAGGCTGACGTTGCCGAAGAGCTGGATCGCCTCGATACCCATATTCAGGAAGTGAAACGTGTGCTGCGACAGAGCGGCTCCATTGGCCGCCGTCTGGATTTCCTCATGCAGGAGCTGAATCGCGAAGCCAATACCCTGTCCTCCAAGTCGATTGTGGCTGATACCACCCAGCAGGCAGTGGAGCTCAAGGTACTGATCGAACAGATGCGTGAGCAGGTACAGAATATTGAATAG
- a CDS encoding site-specific integrase, whose product MAMTAKQVAALAKAGEPIRKSYGKGLYFVVPDSGSPYWALRYSVDGKRKQMTLGQYADMSLADARTEAEVFKRELRQGVDPLIAKQRQKWIGISSVDDLFQDWYTNDLLPRLKHPNIPARIFNKDIKPVIGELKIHDVTALDVREVIHRVRDSGRPTVANDTLGYMKQLFNHAVKLELTANNPASPFTINDAGGLEESRARALKLDEVEQVFKVFRKHLNSFGRDNYLSCCLFLVLGNRKSELCEAPWSEFDLEQYVWHIPQERVKTGIPISIPLPSQAMEWLNELKVRSLGSEYVFPARRRSKLPHMGPDTLNRAISKLFGREAGRKIQPPNVMGDIKHFTVHDLRRTFRSLASSVGTPRHIARLCTNHRQGGVDGIYDRHEYFEERKAAHQKVADLVSPYL is encoded by the coding sequence ATGGCCATGACAGCAAAGCAAGTCGCCGCACTTGCAAAGGCCGGGGAGCCAATACGAAAGTCATACGGTAAAGGGCTGTACTTCGTCGTCCCGGACTCGGGAAGCCCGTACTGGGCGCTAAGGTACAGCGTGGATGGCAAACGCAAGCAGATGACACTGGGGCAGTATGCCGACATGTCACTGGCAGATGCTCGGACAGAAGCGGAAGTCTTCAAGCGCGAACTCCGCCAGGGAGTCGACCCGCTGATTGCCAAACAACGCCAGAAATGGATCGGGATCAGCAGCGTCGATGACTTGTTCCAGGATTGGTACACGAACGACCTGCTCCCCAGACTGAAGCACCCCAATATTCCGGCCAGGATTTTCAACAAAGACATCAAACCCGTCATCGGTGAGCTCAAGATTCATGATGTTACGGCCCTTGATGTTCGAGAAGTCATCCATCGAGTTAGAGACAGCGGGCGTCCAACCGTTGCGAACGACACCCTGGGCTACATGAAGCAGCTCTTCAACCACGCAGTAAAGCTTGAGTTGACCGCAAACAATCCTGCATCACCTTTCACAATCAACGATGCCGGGGGACTCGAAGAATCCCGAGCCAGGGCGCTGAAGCTGGACGAAGTAGAACAAGTATTCAAAGTTTTCAGGAAGCATCTGAACAGCTTTGGCAGAGACAACTACCTGTCATGCTGCCTGTTCCTGGTGCTCGGGAACCGGAAAAGCGAGTTGTGCGAGGCCCCCTGGTCAGAATTTGATCTGGAGCAGTATGTTTGGCACATACCTCAGGAGCGGGTAAAGACCGGAATCCCAATCTCTATACCTCTACCAAGCCAAGCCATGGAGTGGCTGAATGAGCTCAAAGTAAGATCACTGGGTTCTGAGTACGTTTTCCCAGCCAGACGCCGCAGCAAACTGCCCCATATGGGGCCTGACACCCTGAATCGTGCGATCTCCAAGCTGTTTGGACGAGAAGCAGGACGGAAGATCCAGCCACCCAACGTAATGGGCGACATCAAGCACTTCACCGTCCATGATCTCAGGCGAACCTTCAGAAGCCTAGCCTCCTCAGTTGGGACGCCGCGTCACATTGCGCGTCTCTGCACCAACCATCGGCAGGGAGGAGTAGATGGTATCTATGACAGGCATGAGTACTTCGAGGAGCGGAAAGCGGCTCACCAGAAGGTAGCCGATCTGGTCTCGCCATACCTATAG
- a CDS encoding ATP-binding protein has product MANGKILRQLIRAGTSGDSEAFRRASEAVIQDERQKQHHLLANDLEQILYGEHLRPLKQSGRNTLPTPPVDKERGLPLLDVRQAQRPIEEMVLPESSLTSIEELLEEHRRVDVLRSYGMKPSGKIIFHGPPGCGKTLAAEVIAFELDLPLAIVRLDALVSSFLGETAANLRKVFDFVADHSMVVLFDEFDAIGKERSDSGEHGELRRVVNAVLQMMDAYQGKSLILAATNHEHILDSAIWRRFDEKIDFPLPDEQQIQQILSLKLRGVRRQFELDEKSLLGIFSTKSGADIERIVRRAVKRMILRSQEFLTVKDLKQAASRES; this is encoded by the coding sequence ATGGCTAACGGTAAAATACTGAGGCAGTTGATTAGGGCAGGAACCAGTGGTGATTCCGAGGCCTTTCGACGTGCTTCTGAAGCTGTTATTCAGGATGAGCGGCAAAAGCAACATCACCTGCTTGCAAACGATCTTGAACAAATATTGTATGGAGAGCACTTAAGGCCACTTAAGCAAAGTGGACGTAATACCTTGCCTACTCCTCCTGTAGATAAAGAGCGAGGACTACCACTTTTAGATGTTCGACAAGCTCAGCGACCTATAGAAGAAATGGTGCTACCTGAGTCAAGTCTTACATCTATCGAGGAACTTCTTGAGGAACACCGCCGAGTCGATGTGCTGAGAAGTTATGGCATGAAGCCTTCTGGAAAAATTATTTTTCATGGGCCTCCAGGCTGCGGAAAAACCTTAGCAGCGGAGGTCATTGCTTTTGAGCTTGATTTACCTCTTGCCATTGTTCGTCTCGATGCATTGGTATCATCTTTTTTGGGTGAAACGGCAGCGAATCTTCGCAAAGTTTTTGACTTTGTTGCTGATCATTCAATGGTAGTTTTATTTGATGAGTTTGACGCCATAGGCAAAGAACGTTCTGACTCAGGTGAACATGGCGAGTTACGCCGCGTCGTTAACGCAGTGCTTCAAATGATGGACGCTTATCAAGGGAAGAGTCTTATATTGGCAGCGACAAATCATGAGCACATTTTGGATAGTGCCATCTGGCGACGCTTCGATGAAAAAATTGACTTTCCATTACCAGATGAACAGCAAATACAACAAATTCTTTCACTCAAGTTGCGTGGTGTGCGTCGTCAATTTGAGTTAGATGAAAAATCTCTCCTCGGAATATTTTCCACAAAAAGTGGTGCTGATATCGAGCGTATTGTGCGTAGAGCCGTTAAACGAATGATTCTACGTAGTCAGGAATTTTTGACCGTTAAGGATCTGAAGCAAGCAGCTTCTCGAGAAAGTTAA
- a CDS encoding S8 family peptidase, whose product MANYEHLRIERELLENERRTRKINIPRHPRGDLRGHGQKLSRDLTESFKFAQSQQTSRPGNFVLKIRYTGLLDITHLNKHGIEFVSQEDNHLCVVFVDETGMAVFADHLQRLGLDDAELTYKQILEAIEGIDNWTSEDRKSWALRRNGLPRSEKFLLDVELWPVAVAHHPERLSTCDAFERWLVHNGIRRTDKVNLDSLIMYRLEVNSSQANVLLNHSDVRLVDLPPKSGIHYSQLNCDIDRIPEGILSPTHQAARVCVLDSGVNTNHPLLAPAIAESEDFIGDTGGMDLNGHGTAVAGVALYGDLEACNSTNYWHPELWIFNGRILDENAEFDSSSIEKTLIEAVTYFVEEHQCRIFNLSLGNSNAPYDNRHIRGIAYVLDKLARDFNILFVVSAGNFSGFIDPDVPRHSWRDEYPEYLIAEESIIIDPAPALNVLTVGSLARHNATFDAQRYPEIGQLAPATENQPSPFTRHGPSIKGAIKPELVAMGGNLASPIRTGNELNAVMRGMGVLTCNSRFVGSTLFSEISGTSFAAPYITHLAGRLLNSYPNASANLLRALLVNHANMLSEIESSFPEDMKKSYRRANGRDAFRDIAGYGAVDEGELFRSSQNAVVLMAEEKIENNSHHFFELPLPDDFLRSQRASREIRVTLSYCPAVRTTRIDYVATKMSFRLVKDQSLESVQRHFNHSTQDETKTRNDDATSNRDISAELRGKGTVQSSTWRIKQPKPSEKWFVVITRQDRDWGEALSFEQEDYALVVTVTDRENEEAQLYSQISQRIELKARERARARV is encoded by the coding sequence ATGGCTAATTATGAACATCTTAGGATAGAAAGAGAACTGCTTGAGAATGAACGTAGAACAAGAAAAATCAATATTCCAAGACATCCACGAGGTGATCTTCGTGGGCATGGTCAAAAATTATCCAGAGACTTAACTGAATCATTCAAATTCGCACAAAGTCAACAAACGTCACGCCCTGGTAATTTTGTACTGAAAATTCGTTATACAGGACTTCTCGATATTACCCATCTAAACAAACATGGTATCGAGTTTGTAAGCCAAGAAGACAATCATCTGTGTGTTGTTTTTGTTGATGAAACCGGAATGGCTGTGTTTGCAGATCACTTGCAACGTCTAGGTTTAGACGATGCAGAGTTGACGTACAAACAGATTCTCGAAGCCATAGAGGGGATCGATAACTGGACAAGTGAGGATCGGAAGAGTTGGGCTCTCAGAAGAAATGGCTTACCAAGGTCAGAAAAATTTCTCTTAGATGTGGAACTTTGGCCTGTGGCTGTTGCTCATCATCCTGAGAGATTAAGCACTTGTGATGCATTTGAGCGTTGGTTAGTTCATAACGGAATACGGCGAACAGATAAAGTTAACCTTGATAGCTTAATAATGTACCGTCTGGAGGTTAACTCTAGTCAGGCGAATGTACTGCTGAATCACAGCGATGTTAGGCTGGTTGATCTCCCACCCAAGAGCGGTATTCACTATAGCCAATTGAATTGTGACATCGATAGAATTCCTGAAGGAATACTATCCCCTACTCATCAAGCTGCCAGAGTTTGTGTTCTTGATAGCGGAGTAAATACTAACCATCCCCTGTTGGCACCCGCAATTGCGGAAAGTGAAGACTTTATTGGTGATACAGGTGGCATGGATTTGAATGGTCATGGTACTGCTGTCGCTGGTGTAGCTCTGTATGGTGACTTGGAAGCGTGTAACTCAACTAATTATTGGCACCCTGAACTTTGGATTTTCAATGGCAGAATTCTTGATGAGAATGCGGAGTTTGACTCCAGTTCTATCGAAAAAACTCTCATTGAAGCTGTAACCTATTTTGTCGAAGAACATCAATGTCGGATTTTCAATTTGTCGTTAGGGAATTCCAATGCACCTTACGATAATCGTCATATTCGAGGAATTGCGTATGTCTTGGATAAATTGGCTAGGGACTTCAATATCTTATTTGTCGTTTCTGCTGGGAACTTCTCAGGCTTTATCGATCCAGATGTGCCAAGACATAGCTGGAGGGACGAGTATCCAGAATACCTCATAGCTGAGGAAAGTATTATCATAGATCCAGCTCCGGCACTAAACGTTCTAACAGTGGGAAGCTTGGCTCGACATAATGCGACTTTCGATGCTCAACGGTATCCTGAAATTGGGCAATTGGCTCCAGCCACAGAAAATCAACCATCCCCATTTACACGTCACGGTCCCAGTATTAAAGGGGCAATTAAACCCGAGCTGGTAGCTATGGGTGGAAACTTGGCTTCTCCAATAAGAACAGGCAACGAACTCAATGCAGTTATGCGAGGCATGGGGGTATTGACCTGTAATAGTCGATTCGTTGGGAGCACATTGTTTAGCGAAATTAGCGGAACAAGTTTTGCGGCACCTTACATCACCCATCTTGCAGGTCGTTTATTGAATAGCTATCCGAATGCTTCTGCTAATTTGCTCAGAGCACTACTGGTTAATCATGCGAATATGCTGTCGGAGATTGAAAGCAGCTTTCCTGAAGATATGAAGAAATCTTATAGGCGCGCAAATGGACGAGATGCGTTTAGAGACATAGCTGGTTATGGTGCTGTTGATGAGGGGGAGCTTTTTAGATCTTCACAAAATGCCGTTGTCTTAATGGCCGAAGAGAAAATAGAAAATAACTCGCATCACTTTTTCGAACTGCCGCTTCCCGATGATTTTTTAAGGTCTCAGCGTGCTTCCAGAGAAATTAGAGTTACTCTGTCTTATTGTCCAGCGGTCAGGACAACTAGGATAGACTATGTGGCCACTAAAATGTCTTTTAGGTTAGTCAAAGATCAGTCGCTTGAATCTGTTCAAAGGCATTTCAATCACAGTACTCAGGATGAAACTAAAACCAGAAATGATGATGCTACAAGCAATAGGGACATAAGTGCTGAATTAAGAGGTAAAGGTACGGTTCAATCTTCAACTTGGCGGATTAAACAGCCGAAGCCTTCTGAAAAGTGGTTCGTTGTAATTACTCGACAAGATAGAGATTGGGGTGAGGCGTTGAGTTTCGAACAAGAAGACTATGCCTTGGTTGTGACTGTCACTGATCGAGAGAATGAGGAAGCCCAGCTGTATAGCCAAATATCACAACGCATAGAGCTTAAGGCTAGAGAACGTGCACGGGCTCGAGTGTAG
- a CDS encoding IS256 family transposase: MALTPEMLDELTQECKTPEDVSKLYAQMLQHMINRSLQAEMDDHLGYDRHDKAEPGAKRGNTRNGKSRKTVQSDVGDLLIETPRDREGRFEPQLLKKRQVRLAGMEDKILTLYAKGMTTRDIESALVDLYGVTISHTLIAQVTDAVLEEAKAWQTRPLEAIYPIVWLDGLVVKVQHNKQVVNKSAHVVLGVNLRGEKEVLGLWLAESEGAKFWLSVLTELRHRGVQDIYIASMDGLKGLPEAVNAVFPKTLTQLCIVHLVRASLRYVNTKDSKVVVGALKRIYTSATADEAVRELDDFESDWGEKYRAVVRLWRGHWDNIIPFFQFLPEIRKVIYTTNAIESLNMSLRKLTRNRRIFPNDDSALKSLFLAIREASKNWKAIHHWKPALQSFQVMFGEERVPLAAL, translated from the coding sequence ATGGCACTAACGCCAGAGATGTTGGATGAGCTGACTCAGGAATGTAAGACCCCGGAGGATGTCAGCAAGCTGTACGCCCAGATGCTGCAACACATGATCAATCGCAGCCTGCAAGCCGAGATGGACGACCACCTTGGCTACGACCGCCACGACAAAGCCGAGCCCGGTGCCAAGCGGGGCAATACCCGTAACGGCAAGAGCCGTAAAACGGTGCAGAGTGATGTCGGCGACTTGCTCATAGAGACTCCCCGCGACCGAGAAGGCCGCTTCGAGCCACAGCTGCTCAAGAAGCGGCAAGTTCGGCTGGCGGGGATGGAAGACAAGATCCTGACACTGTACGCCAAGGGCATGACCACGCGTGATATCGAGAGTGCGCTGGTGGACTTATACGGTGTGACGATTTCGCACACACTCATCGCCCAGGTTACTGATGCGGTTCTGGAGGAAGCCAAAGCGTGGCAGACGCGACCGCTGGAAGCGATTTACCCCATCGTCTGGCTGGATGGTCTGGTGGTCAAGGTACAGCACAACAAGCAGGTGGTGAACAAGTCAGCGCACGTTGTGCTTGGCGTCAATCTGCGCGGCGAGAAAGAAGTGCTGGGTCTGTGGCTGGCCGAAAGCGAAGGGGCGAAGTTCTGGTTGTCGGTGCTGACGGAGTTGCGTCATCGTGGCGTGCAGGATATTTACATCGCCAGTATGGACGGCCTGAAGGGGTTGCCGGAAGCGGTCAACGCGGTGTTTCCGAAAACGTTGACCCAGCTGTGTATTGTGCATCTGGTGCGCGCCAGCTTGCGTTATGTCAACACCAAAGACAGCAAGGTCGTTGTGGGTGCCCTGAAGCGAATTTACACATCGGCGACAGCGGACGAAGCCGTGCGCGAACTGGATGACTTTGAGAGCGATTGGGGTGAGAAATATCGGGCGGTGGTGCGGTTGTGGCGCGGTCACTGGGACAACATCATACCGTTCTTCCAGTTCCTGCCGGAGATCCGGAAAGTGATCTACACGACCAACGCCATCGAATCCCTGAACATGAGCCTGCGGAAACTGACACGTAATCGGCGCATTTTTCCGAACGACGATTCGGCACTCAAGTCACTCTTTCTGGCTATCCGCGAAGCATCGAAGAACTGGAAGGCTATTCATCACTGGAAACCGGCACTACAGAGTTTTCAGGTGATGTTTGGGGAGGAGCGCGTGCCGCTGGCCGCACTCTGA